The following proteins are encoded in a genomic region of Ctenopharyngodon idella isolate HZGC_01 chromosome 12, HZGC01, whole genome shotgun sequence:
- the cops3 gene encoding COP9 signalosome complex subunit 3, whose product MASALEQFVNNVRQLSAQGQMTQLCELINKSGELLAKNLSHLDTVLGALDIQEHSLGVLAVLFVKFSMPNIPDFETLFSQVQLFISTCNGEHIRYATDTFAGLCHQLTNALVERKQPLRGISILKQAIDKMQMNTNQLTSVHADLCQLCLLAKCFKPAVPFLELDMMDICKENGAYDAKHFLCYYYYGGMIYTGLKNFERALYFFEQAITTPAMAVSHIMLEAYKKYILVSLILHGKVQQLPKYTSQIVGRFIKPLSNAYHELAQVYATNNPAELRLLVNKHSETFARDNNTGLVKQCLSSLYKKNIQRLTKTFLTLSLQDMASRVQLSGAQEAEKYVLHMIEDGEIYASINQKDGMVCFHDNPEKYNNPAMLHKIDQEMLKCIELDEKLKSMDQEITVNPQFVQKSMGTQEDDVGSKTSSYS is encoded by the exons ATGGCTTCAGCTCTGGAGCAGTTCGTGAATAATGTGCGGCAACTTTCCGCTCAAG GTCAGATGACTCAACTATGTGAGCTGATCAATAAAAGCGGGGAGCTTCTGGCCAAGAATCTCTCCCATCTGGACACAGTTCTCGGGGCGTTGGACATCCAAGAGCACTCGCTTGGTGTTTTAGCTGTTCT GTTTGTGAAGTTTTCCATGCCAAACATCCCTGATTTCGAGACCTTGTTTTCCCAAGTCCAACTCTTCATAAGCACCTGCAACGGAGAGCACATCCGATACGCCACAGACACGT TTGCTGGTCTGTGCCACCAGTTGACAAATGCCCTGGTAGAAAGAAAACAG CCCTTGCGTGGGATAAGTATACTTAAACAGGCCATAGACAAGATGCAGATGAACACAAACCAGCTTACCTCAGTGCATGCAGACCTGTGTCAG TTATGCCTATTAGCTAAGTGCTTCAAACCTGCGGTCCCGTTCCTGGAGCTGGACATGATGGATATTTGCAAGGAGAACGGAGCGTACGACGCAAAGCACTTTCTATGTTATTACTACTATGGAGGCATGATCTACACGGGTCTGAAGAACTTTGAACGGgcactgtatttttttgaacag GCAATAACCACTCCAGCAATGGCTGTCAGTCACATCATGTTAGAAGCGTACAAGAAGTACATCCTGGTTTCCCTCATCCTTCACGGCAAAGTCCAGCAGCTTCCCAAATACACGTCACAGATCGTGGGCCGATTCATCAAG CCCCTCAGTAATGCTTACCACGAGCTGGCTCAGGTGTACGCCACCAACAACCCCGCAGAGCTGCGCCTTCTGGTCAACAAACACAGCGAGACATTTGCACGAGACAACAACACCGGCCTGGTCAAACAATGCCTGTCCTCACTCTACAAGAAGAACATTCAGAGGCTAACCAAG ACATTCTTGACATTATCCTTACAAGACATGGCAAGTCGAGTTCAGCTGTCCGGCGCTCAAGAAGCTGAGAAATACGTCCTACATATG ATTGAGGATGGAGAGATTTATGCAAGTATCAACCAGAAAGATGGCATGGTCTGTTTCCATGACAACCCTGAGAAATACAACAACCCTGCAATGCTCCACAAAATTGACCAAGAG ATGCTGAAATGTATAGAATTGGATGAAAAACTAAAGTCCATGGATCAAGAAATCACCGTAAACCCCCAGTTTGTGCAAAAG AGTATGGGAACGCAGGAGGATGACGTCGGCAGCAAGACGTCAAGCTACTCTTGA